Part of the Cryptosporangium arvum DSM 44712 genome, TGCCCTCCGAGCCGATCAGCGCCTGGCCGACGTCGAACCGCTCGGGCAGGAGGTGCTGCACGGCGTAGCCGCTGAGCTGGCGGCCGAACCGGTCGAACTCGGTCCGCGCGCTGGCCAGGTGGCGCCCGGTGGCGGCGCGGAGGTCGGTGAGCAGCTGCGCGGGGCCGTCGACGGTGGGCGCGCCGGCGGCGTCGTACCCGGTGCGCAGTGTCTGGCCGTTCGCCAGCAGATGGGTCATCGCGAGCACGTTGTCGGAGGTGCGCCCGTAGCCCAGCGCCCGGTTGCCGCACGCGTTGTTCCCGATCATGCCGCCGATCGTGCAGCGCGGATGGCTGGACGGGTCGGGGCCGAACCGCACGCCCAGCGGCAGCGCCGCCTTCTGCAGGACCGCGTGCACGGTGCCCGGCTCGACGACGGCGCGCCGCGACCCGGCGTCGATGTCGAGGACGCGGCCCAGGTGGCGGCTGAAATCGACGACGATGCCCCGCCCGATCGCGTTGCCGGCGATCGACGTGCCGCCGCCCCGGCTGGTCAGCGGCACCCCGAGCGCGCGCGCGACCTCGAGCGTCGCCGCCACCTCGTCGACGTGGCGGGGGCGGACGACGGCGAGCGGCGGGATCCGGTACAGCGAGGCGTCGGTGGAGTACATCGCCTTGGTCGCCGCGTCGTCGCGGAACTCCAGCCCGGCACGCGTCAGCGCCCCGGCCACGTCAGTCATCTGGGCAGTCACATGTAGCATGCTACTCATGCTCGAGCGCGCGCCGCTGTTGGCCGACAGTGTGGTCACCGAGGTGCGCGACCGCATCCGCACCCACCGCCTGGTGCCGGGGCACACGTACTCGGTCTACCAGCTCGCCGACGAGCTCGGCGTGTCACGCAGCCCGGTGCGTGAGGGCCTGGTGAAGCTGGCCGAGGCCGGCGTCGTCCGGTTCCGGCGCAACCGCGGGTTCCAGGTGCTGCTGCCGGAGCCCCGCGACATCGCGGAGATCTTCGCGGTCCGGGTGGCGCTCGAGGTGCCGGCGGCGCGGCGCGCGGCCACCCGTGGGAGCGACGACGCGCTGACCGCGATCGCGGAGTGCATGAGCGAGCTGGAACGCACCACCGACCCGGCCCCGTTCTGGGAGCGGGACCGGGCGCTGCACCGGCTGATCCTGCTCGCGTCCGGCAACCGGCGCGCCGCCGCCACCGTCGACGAACTGCGCGCGATCACCAGCCTCCTCGACGCCCCGACCGACCGCACCCGCGCCGCGGTCTGCGCCGAGCACCGCCCGATCGTCGACGCGCTCGTCGCCCGCGACGCCGGCGCCGCCGCCGCGGCGATGCGCGCCCACCTGAGCTCCACCGCTCTCCTG contains:
- a CDS encoding GntR family transcriptional regulator, translating into MLERAPLLADSVVTEVRDRIRTHRLVPGHTYSVYQLADELGVSRSPVREGLVKLAEAGVVRFRRNRGFQVLLPEPRDIAEIFAVRVALEVPAARRAATRGSDDALTAIAECMSELERTTDPAPFWERDRALHRLILLASGNRRAAATVDELRAITSLLDAPTDRTRAAVCAEHRPIVDALVARDAGAAAAAMRAHLSSTALLLMARAAPGDPAITTVWADLSAEDGR